CCGTAATTCTCTCGTCGAGACCGTCAGTACAACCGCTTCGACACAGAACTCAGGCCGCAGAAACAGCTAGCCGAGGATGCTTTGTGAGGTACTGAGACTGGATCGACGTAGGGGACCGAAAGCACGGGGCTACTGATGGCCAACACGATATAGATCCCGTCAGCAGCCGCGAACAGACAGAGTCCGGCCCCGAACAGTCGGTATCGAGTATACAACACGAGCGCGAGCCCAAACAGCAGAACTGTTCCGACAAGCGTGGCCGACACCGTGGTGTAGACGAACAGCGAAACGCCCGTGCCGTACATCATATTCGTGCCGATTACAGCACCAACGAGCAGCAAGACTGTACCAACCAACCAGACGGGTCGGTCAGCCCCGGAACGTTGCTGTAAAGAGACGACCGCCGGGATCAGGACTATATAAAACCCCTGAAACCCGAGTTCAGCAACCGACGGGTAGGTAATCGGTTGGCCAGCCAGATAGACGTAGAGCGTCCAGTAAATGTGTGCGAGTGTCCAACTTCCGATCCCACAGCTCCCGATGAACAGGAGAATATTTTTCGACTGATAGGCGGCCACACCCAACAGCCCTGCGGCGGCAATGAGAACCGAGTTCATCACGAGATAGTGAACATCGAACCCGAACTGGCTCAGCAGTGGTCGACCAGCGAGCGATCGGTACACCATCACACTCTCGGTGAGCAGTACCGCAGTGGCTGCGGCGGCCACGAGAAGAACCGACAGTCGCTGTACTGTCTCCGAAATCGCCATTAACTGTGTATCCTCAGCAGGGAGGTCGTATGAATATATCGTCCCGCAATACTGTCTTGGTTTTGCGTACCGACTCAACATAAGAAATCCTCGCTCGTGGGACCAGCGCTCTGGGATTCGGTCTGTATCATCTCTGCTCAAATACCGATGTTCGACACTGTCGATGATAAATAAACATCGCTATAGATCGAATATAAATAGTCTTAGCGATAATAGCAGGTAAGAGATGGTCTTTTCACCCGATTCCACGTTTACAGGCAGTTCTCGACGACGTGTGCTCAGACAAACAGGGGCGATGATTGCCGGCGGGAGCGTCCTCACGCTGGCTGGCTGTACTGAGTCGACCGCGAGCGACGAGACACAGCAGCGTACGGAAGTCAGGAGTTTTGAGAGGGACGAGGAGTCGATCGACGAGCCAGCTCCCGCCGGTCAGTCTTCGCTCTCCGGAACATCGGTTCCTAACGAGCCACCCGACTGGATCGAGACAAATATGACCTACCAAGGCTGGTACGACACGACATTGTACAACGAATCAATAGGGTGGGACTTCGACAGCGATTATTTCTATGTCAGAAACAGGGGGCTGTTCAATATTCGTGCAACCACTCCAGACGATGTTACTAATACGCACGTATATGCTACGAGCATAGAGTACTCCAACTACCTTGAGGGAGAGTTACATATCGAAGCGGTCGGAAGTAATGCGTTTTTGACCGTCTCGTTACCCGACGCAAATGGGTACGAAATATGGATTAGTGGAACGTTGCAGATAGAAAAGTACTGGATCGGACTCTTCTAACCGACCCGCCGATGTCGACAGTTGTGGCCCACGATCATCCTCCGACACGATCGTCTGTACCAGATCCAACATTACTCACCGACCGCTAAATAAATAGTTAATACATAAAATATAACTTGCAAAATAGTAAAATGCAGGCAAAATAAATGTAAGATATATTTAAATAGTCTCGGCGAGATACGTAGCTAAGAGATGGTCTTTTCACCCGATTCCACGGTTACAAGTAGCTCTCGACGGCGTGTACTCAGACAGACGGGGGCGATGATTGCTGGCGGAAGCGTCCTCACGCTGGCCGGCTGTACTGATTCAGCCGTAAGCGATGAGCCACAGCGGAGTGAAGAAGTCGAGACCATGGCGGTCGACGGCGACGACGTTCCCAGCGAGCCGTCTCGGATTAGCCAGTCCGGTCTCGCCGGAACAGCGTTGCCTGACGGACCACCCGACTGGATCGAGACGAACATGGATTTCAGTGGCTATTACGACGCAAACGCGTATATGGAACCAGCAGAGAGTCCCTATGGTGTCGAATACAAAGACTGGAACTCATACTTTATGAACTTCGGTGGCTATGCGATCGACGTCGTTTATCCGGGGGGTCGAGAATTACAAATCACGCTGTTTGAACGGTTTTGGTATCATCACGGTGGGACGAGTCCAATCGAGATTTCAGTGGTAGGTAGCAATGCCGAACTGCGGGCATATAATCCGGGCTCGCAGAACCATGAAGTATGGTTCAGCGGCGCCCTCGGAACCGAACACTACTGGGTCGGTCTTATCTAATAGACATACATCAGTTGTATCTGATGAGTATGTGAATTAGTTCTCGGTTAGGCCCCGCTGTTCGCCGTGTGGTTACTGAGGCTCACTGGATATCGAACACTAGAGAACTTTTTGAAGGGTGCGTCTGTGACCCGATTTGTCGGAAGTAGATGGTGGCTCAGTGTGGTGCCTCGTCACAAGGGGCTCGGAGGGGGTAACACGATTTCTATTAATAGATTCATTATATACTACTGGTCCCCGTCTCGGTTACTCGGAATCACAGACGCAGACACCCCCTTCACGGATTTGATCGGTGACATACGTGTGAACGCTTCGGGCCAGCTCCCGCATTGTCTCTGCTTGTCGTTCGGTGGGCCGTCGACCACCATAATAACTGTCCGTGCGATTCGTGTCGTACAGGTGTCGAAGATTATCAGTTGTTGTGGAAGAAAGCAAACCAAGCGCAGTCGCACGGTCGTAACAATAGGTGTGGTCGTGGAAGTCGTTGAGATCGTCGCCACCTTCAGCTAACGCGAAAGCTTCGACGGATCGTTCGGTCGCGCCGAAGCACAACTCGATGGTCGCAGTGTAAAATCCCTGTTCGGCGATCTGGTCGACCGCTGCAAGGAGTCGACAGGCTTTCGTGAGTTGGGTTTTCCAGTCGGCGTCCGGGTCGATTTCGTCTTCTCGGGTTGGGACGCCGTACCCTTCTTCATTGAACGCATCGATAGCCGCGTCGAGTGCATCCGTAATGGCGTTCGGGTCAGACCCATTACTCATCGAGATCACCGTGGAAGACCATGCTCTGAACAGTGTCGAATTTCTCCGTGTCGTGGACGACGAGGCCGTCACTGAGGATCTCCCGAAGCTCGTCAACGTAGTTTGGAACGGCTGGGAGTCCCTCGACATCGATCTCGTATGCGTATCGTCCAGTATCGAACTCTTGGTCTTCGAGGTCCTGCCGAACTCGGTTCGCCGTTCGTTGATTCGCCATTCGGTCTTCGTCGACGAGTACCCACAAATCGATGTCACTCCGTCGGTCAGCCTCACCGCGGGCGACACTGCCGTACAGCACGATTCCGATGACAGTGTCGAGTTCGTCGAGCAGCTGGTCGACAGCGGTTCGGACTGGTGGCTGGAACTCCGCTTGGGGGATCTGCAGGAACGGATCGTCCGGACGGGAGAGCCGGTTGGCATTGATCTGGACCTGTCGAGTGTTGCCATCGCGGCGGTCGACGACGAGATCGTTGGCGGCTAAGACGTCGACAGCCTTGGACACGCTGGGTTGTGAGTACGCTACGGCATCGGTTAATTCGGTGATAGAGAACTCTTCGGTATGATATCGAGATAAAAATGAAAGGATATCATGAACCGCCTGGCTCCTGAATAGATCTGTGTTCTTTGCTGGGATATCGAAAAGAAGTTGCGATCCATTCTCAGGAGATACATTCGAGCTGCTTTGCATAGTGAAGTATACGGTATGCCTTTTATTTAAACTTCATACCTATCAGCCGATTTGTTTATATAGTGAACGCGATCCTTCTTCTCTATCCGTGTTTTCTACACGGGATTCGATTACTGAGGAGGTGGCACTATGATTTCAACTGTCCCCGATCACAGAACCGCTGTACCGGAAGTGGATGGTGGCTCAGTGTGATACCTCGTCACAAGGGGCTCAGTGGGGGTAACACAGAATCTATTAATAGATTACATTGCCCGAATATGACGATACAGTTGCAAGATGTAGCTACGAATTATCGAAATAGGAGATTGTAGCTGTGGTAACCCGATCTGTGAACTCATCTGTAACAGAACCTTGGGTACCAACGATATGGAGGCTGTCCTTGAGAGTCGCCACCGTCCACGGTAAGACGTAACTCTGCTGGCCCGGTTCGCCACGTACCCACGCTTCATTCGGGACGGTAATGCTCCCCGGATGGTGTGATTGTGTTGTGAATACCACGGCAATAGATTCTTGTTCCGGATACGGCATCCGCTCATCGGAGACAACCAGCCACGGCCGTGGGTTTCCCCCATCCGTTTTGAATGGATCGGGTGCCCACACCACCGTTCCTTGATCTACCACCTCCGATCACTCTCTTTGGTCGCTATGGTTTGAGTCACTGTCAATGGGATCGACTGCCGTCTCCATCCAGGAGTCGACAGCGTCATCGGAGAACCCACCATCGAGCTCGTCGGCTGTCGCAGCACCGTGGAGGCCAGCCGAGGCGACACCATGTTCGGCGTCTGCAATCGCCCAAAACTGATCTCGGTGGTCGACAAGCCCATGTTCTTCGAGCCGTTTGAGAGTCGGTCCAACACTTCCCGCCGGAACATCAATAGCGTCGACAAGTTCACGCTGTCGGAACGCTTGATCAGCATGCTCGACGAGAAAGCGATACACTGTCCCTTGGGTGGTGTCCGGCGATAGGTCCGGCAGTGAAGGGCCGTCCTCACCGATGGTCTGGAATTTGTCTTTAGAGATCGGCATCTTGTGTATTGATTTGTATTAGAAGCTATTAGATCTTATGTGGCATCTCTGAATCCTACTCCAGGATTTTACCGAGTCAAGTCAACTAACCGAGTTTGAAACTTCTCTATCAAGACGGTTTATACAGGCGCACCTGTGATACAGAACCTATTTGACGGAAGTAGATGGTGGCTCAGTGTGAAACCTCGTCACAAAGGGCTCGGAGGGGGTAACACAATATCTATTAATAGATTACGTGGTGGTCTCTCTCGAATGAGGAACAGAATCTCAATGGCGAAAATGACGGGTACAAATAACAGAGCCAGTCATCAGTTACACGCTACCGTCTCGAAACCGAACCACGTCGACATCGATGGGGAGAGAATCAAAGTCATCGTCTCCGCCGGCGATGAGAGTACCATCGGTCTCGGCTGCAAGCCCAACGGCGTGGGCATCCGCCAGTGAGATGTGACCATCCGCCTTCACCTCACCCGCCATCCGCCAGTTGGCCCGTTTCAAGACGACACCCCACCGTTGGAGGGCCCGCACGTCCCGATCCGCGGTCCGGAACGAGTCCGGTGTCGGGCCGTCGTCGACGCCCTCGGCCCGGGCGATGAGGTAGAACAGTTCAGCAGCGTTCGTCTCGGCCATCAACCCCTCAACGGAGCCGTCGCGGACCTCCGTGAGGTATTCTTCGACGACATCACGGCCGGGTTCGTCGTAGAGGTATGCAATGATCGCCTCGGTGTCAAAGACGTACGTAGCGCTCATTCGTCCCCAGAACCGCTCGACCGGAGACGGTCAATACGTTCCTTGTCGCGTTCCATCTCTTCGCGCTTGCGCTCCCGGACCGTCTCGATCATCTCCCCGCGGTCGCGGTCGTCACTGGCGTGGATGCCGCCCAGTTCTTCGAGGGAGGGGACGGGCTCGACGACGATCCGCTCACCCTCCTCGTAAATGAACACCTCACCAGGCGTGTCGATCCCAAACTTCTCCCGTAGTGGCTTCGGGATCGTAGCTTGCCCCTTCTGGGAAACACGAACTACATCCGGCTCTCGTGTATTACTTGACATGGTTGGTTGTACTTAATTCGTCAAGATACTACTAACTACCGGTGACGCAACACTGTGTCGAAGTCAGTGTGTTGAGTAAGATCAGCTGGTCAACTTTGGCATGACTTACTAGGAAGTAGATTCGCACGACGACGTGGCGGCCAGTATCGAAGATGGTGGCTCAGTGTGAGACCTCGTCACAAGGGGCTCGGAGGGGGTAACTCTCTTCACTGCCACCACTGAGCGATCGGTCGACGAAATACAAGAATGTACGCATCTATCCGAGATCCGAACCCCATCCGGTTTGATATGTGTTCTACCCGGCCAAATTAGCGAAATGTCGACTGTCGACAATTACATCCCCTGTTGTGAAATCAGTTACTGAGCGACGTTCTGTCGACCCGTCTGTTGGATCGCGATACCGACGATATTCGCACCGTATTCGGCACTCCGTCGAATACTGTCGAGGAGGAGTCCGACGACGTACGCCTCTCCGGGGTCATCGTGGGTATACAGGTCACGATCTAACTCGGTGAGATCTTCGCTGAGACGGCTCCGACGCTCAAGTGCCAGATGGGCGGCGTCAATACCGGCATTGGTGAGGATAACATCCCCGGCAGTGTCGACCACCTTCCGTGAGCTGGCTGCCAGCGATTCGAGGCGATCGGCGAACGCAGGAGGGACTGTTGCGTCTGGGTCTGCGGCGAACCGCGCGATCTTGACAGCGTGGTCGGCGACACGTTCGAACTGACGACTGGCGTAGTAGTACTCGAAGAGTTCGTCACGGCCGTAATCGAGTTTCTCGACCTCATGAAGGTCTGTCAGTGCCCGTCGGAAGTGGCGAGTCACCATTGCAAACAGTTTGTCGGCCTCGTTGTCGCGTTCGATGACTCGTTCGGAGAGCGTAGTGTCGTCGGAAAGAACGGCATCGATCGCATCTCGATGCATCGCAAGCATCACCAATCGGAGGCGGAGTACCGATTTGCGTATATCGACATTTTCGGCATCAATAAGATTCGTGAGCTGGAGTCGAGTGTCAGTCGACGAGAGGAGTTCGAACCCCGAAAGCTCCGTAAGTGTGTTTTCGACGACTGCACGCCGCGTGTCGGAATGTCCGGTCGTGTCGACAAGCGTCACCGTATCGAAGCCAACTGCGTGCAGTGCCCGGATACGGTGGCGGAGAATCGTCTCGGAGTCGGTCGCAACATCGACAGTGGTGGTGCGTTTGATAGCCGAACGGTCCATCCGGGTCTCGACAAGCAACGAGCCGTCACCGTTGGGATGCAACGAGAGCACCGATCCAGCGTCGATACCGTGTTCTTGGGCCCACGCTTTGGGGAGCGAAACCGTGTATGTTGTCCCTCCAGAGAGCTGCACTTTCCGTGTCTCCATACGGTGTGGTTCTGGCAGTACCTATCTTATAGTTTATATGAGTGGTACATGTTAGTCTAAACCAATATATATCCAAACACACCCCACAGAACCACGTCCGAATCCCTTGCTGTCGACGGCCGGTCTAGACGAATATATAGTCGTCCGGATTGTCTGTGGGGTACTGATAACAGCGATAGCACAGACTGGTAGGTATGTCCCGGCACCGCTGGCAGCGTCCACTCGCGTCGACACAACAGGGTCGCGAGGCCACACGCGCACAGGTCATCGAAGCCATAGACCGAACTGCACCCGAAACCAAATCCGATCTCGCTTCGACAGTCGGAATCTCCGAACAGTATCTCTCGGAGATCCTCCAGACACTGAAAGCCGACAGTGTCGTTCGGAAAGGGTACGTCGTCGACGATGCGGCAGTCTACGAGGAGACGACGGGCATCTCTCGGCTTTACAGTGATTCGGCTCCTGAGTCAGTCGACGGGATGACCTCGCCTAGCGATCGTGGACCAGCAGTACTGTCCCTCCTCGAACGGCTCGAAACCGTCACGACGACACAGTACGAGGCCGCCCGAACGGCCTTTGATGGCGGTGAGCCCGAACAACCGGCTGACACGCTCGAATCACTGACCAACGAGCGCTACGGGGCCGTGATTTCGGAGCTCAAATCCTACACGTTGACCACCGACTGGCCCGGTAACCGCGTGGCAGCAGATCTTGCGAGTATTGCAACCAATTTGGAGATCGTTGGCGACCGTGCCTGTTTCATCGCAGACGTTGTCGACGGGCGGCCAGAGCCAGCAGCAGGTATTATCACAGAACGGATCGGCGACATCTTTCGGGCTGGAGATCGCATCAACGACAGGTTCTCGACGATTCTGTTCGAGTGTGATCTCTCGGCGTACACAGACCTCAGAAGCGAAGAAGAAACCATCCACCGGGATATCGATGAACTGTTTGAGCTGGTGACTGCCTACGATATGGAGCTGTATGGCTATCTTGTCACAGTCATTCGGGCCTTAGAACGGGCGATCTACTACTGGGCCGATGCCGCCGAACTCGCAGTCAATCTCCATTCGGGGCTCACACCAAATCACGGACTGGAATAGCAGCCGTCGATAGCAGCGAATCTCGTAAGAATCTCGTGACGACGACCAGTCGACAGTGGTAGCCAACAGTGTTAGTCGACAAACAGAGCTGAGAGAATCAGTCGACAGTATTAGTCGACTGTCTCGATAGATTCTGGAGCATACTGTTCGAGAAATCGATCGAGGTCGCGGAACTCGCCGAGTCGGTCGGCCAGCGTTTCATGGTCCCAGAGCCACCACTCGGTCGACTCGATACGTTCGGCGACCGTGGGGGAAAACCGGCGTCGAATCGGGGTTGCGGGAACGCCCCCAACCACAGTGTAGGCTGGCACATCGTGAGTGACGACAGCACCGGCAGCGACCACCGCACCGTTGGCAATGGTCACCCCTGGAAGAACGATTGCACCATGACCAATCCAGACATCGTGGCCAATGTCGACCGGCTGGTCGGCGCGCCACTCGAAGATCGACTCGTCGTCGGCACCGAGCTCGTAGAGCTCTGAACGGTAGGTGAAATGGTGGGCTGTCGGACGGTCGATGGGATGGTTAGTCGCTCCCAGTCGAACGTCCGCGGCGACATTGCCAAAGCGACCGATCGTAGTGTAATCCAGTTGGACCCGGGCCATGAGATAGCTGTAGTCGCCGAGCGTCGACTCGTTGAGTCGAGAGCCCGCATGGACTTCGGTCCACTCGCCGAGTTCGCTCTCGGAGATCGAAACCGGGTCGTGTAGTGTCGGTTCGGGTCCTAACGTGCGAGTTTGATTGGGTCCGTGTGAGTCGATATAGACCATCTACGAGCGACGCCCCGCGGTCGACTCAATGATCTTTCTCGGTGCGTTGAGGAACGTCTCTATGATACCGCGTTGCTCGATTTCCTCGTCGTCACGGAGATACGACCGGACGCGCTGGCTCAACAGTTCGACGGTCCCCGCAAGCAGGAGGATGAGGATGATACAGGCCATCATCTCGGTGTAGTTGAACGTTCTGCGCTGGAGATCCAGTTCGAGACCGAGACCACCGGCTCCGATAAGCCCAAGTCCGATGGCGACCCGGACGTTGTGTTCGAGATCGAAGGCGATCCAGGCGATAAACTGGCGGAACACTTGACTCAACATCCCGAACGAGATGATCTGGGATTTGTTTGCGCCCGTGCTCCGAATCCCCTCAATGGGGCCGGTGGCAATCTCTTCGAGTTCGTCAGTGAACAGTCGACCCAGATAGCCGGTGGTGTCGATCATGATGGCGAGTGTCGCCGTAAAGGGAGTGACACCGCCGAGCGGGATGAGGATGAGCACCCAGACGAGCGCCGGGATGGCTCGGATCAGACTCATCGTCCCGCGGAACAGGAAATTAAACGGGTAGGGCACAACGCGTTCGCTGGCCATCACACCGAAAAAGATCGCCGCAGGAAGCCCGAGTACCGACCCGGCAAACGCGATCGAGACGGTGACAAGCGAGGCCTGAAACAGGTTTTCGGCCACGATGAACTCCCAGTACTGCATCACGTCGACGAAGGGGATTCCGTAGTAGGTCGTTGGCGGGAAGTACCCCCCGAGTGCATCGATGAACTGTGGGATCTGCGTGATTAGTTCCGAGATCGAAAACCCGACCGAACGGAGCGAGATGATAAAAAAGCCGGTCCCGACAATGAGGCCGATAAGTGTGTAGAGCCGCCGCATCGTCTTGCGGCGTTTCATCTCGGTGAGTTTTTGGTCTATTGGACTGTCGCCAGTTGCTTCGAAGCCGAGATAGGTTTTGAGGCGGTTGGCCCCCGATGATTTGGAACTCACCCTTGAACCCTCGGAGTGTCCGACTGGTCGCTGTTGGACTCGACCGGCTCCGTACTGCTCGTCTCGGCGAGACCGACGGTTTCGACGTTTCCGTAGAGGTTGTCGACGCGTTCGGGCGTGAGGTCCTCGGGGCCACAGTCGAACAACAACTGGCCGTCCCGCAGGCCGATAAATCGCTCTCCGAAGTGGGCGGCGATGTTGACCTGGTGGAGACTCACCAGTGCAGTGACCTCATGGACACCGGCGGCTTTCTTCAGATACCCCATCACTGTCTCAGCACTGGAGGGATCGAGGCTGGCGACCGGTTCGTCGGCCAGCAGTAGTTCAGGATCTTGGACAAGCGCACGAGCAATACCAACTCGCTGCTGTTGGCCGCCGCTCATCTGGGAGACCCGTTGGTGGGCCTCATCGAGCAGGCCGACTGTCGAAAGCGCATCCAAGGCGCGTTTTTTGTCCTCGCGGCACTGCCACTGAAAGAGGCTTTCGACGAGACCGGTTCGTTCGAGCGAACCGTTCAGTGCGTTCAGATACGCCGAAACGCCGTCGACGAGATTGTGCTGTTGAAAGATCATGCCGACCTCGGGTTGGGAGCCAGCCAATGGCTCGTTGTCAAGGTAGACACCACCACTGGTGGGCTCAGTCAGGCCATTGACACAGCGCAACAGGGTTGATTTCCCTGCACCGGACTCACCGAGCAGGACGACGAACTCGTCTTCGATCTCGAACGAGACGTCTTCGACTGCGGTTACGTCACCATACTCCTTGGTTAGGTTCTCGACTTTGAGTGTACTCATGTTGAAAGAAAGGGGAAAGGATGGCTGCGATTACTCGCCCAGTTCGATACCGAGATCGTTGAGTCGGGTGATGACCGGCTCGTAGTCTTCCATTGAAGTATCTCGGAGTGTTGTAAACGGAAGTTCTTCTTCGTCGTAATCGTCGGGGTAGTACTGCTCGATCTGTGACTGATCTGAGTTCAAAAGCACCTCACCAATCTCATCTCGCAAGGGAGAGTCCCAGGTCGCCCGGGTATACACTGGCTGTTTCGGAATGGGGAATGACCACCAGAACGGTCGGAACTGCGGCGTCTCGGTGCCGATCGTGTCGAGGGCGGTGCTGTACTCGGTGACACGGTCGGGGAGTTCAGTATCTTCCGGGATATGTGGGACACCGTTGCCACCGTAGGTGGTTGCAGCATCGGCCTCGCCGTTACCGACTTTCTCTAAGGCAATGTCGTGGTTCGACCAGCTGCCCTCGAAGTCGACCGGGTCACCATCGGGTGCCTCGCCGACATTGAGACCGGCTTGCTTGAGCGCATACAGGGCGAAAATGGAGCCACTCGTCGAGAGTCGGTCGGCGAAGGCCATTGTCCGTCCCTCGATATCTGTTCGTTGTTCGATATCCGAATCCGGCTGAGTGACCATCATCGAAAAGTAGAACGCCGAGCCGCCGGTAACGGTGGTGCCGTAGACGTCCATCAGGTCCGGATTCGAGATGAGCGTGATGTCGTCCATCCCGATCTCGGCCTGTTCGCTTTCGAGTGCCGGACGAACCGCCGAGTAGTCCTGGGGGACCTGCATCTCGACACTGACGTCGACCTCCCCTTCGATGAGATTTTTCATGGGCATATACCGCTGTTCGGTATCAGCTGGCGTCCCCGGTGTGAGTACCATAGTGACTGTATCCATGTCATCACTGGACCCCAGGACACCTGCACAGCCCGAAAGGCTGGCAAGCGCTCCGGTAGCGAGGCCTGCTTTTGTGAGATACCCTCGTCGACTCGTTTTCGACCCTACACCTGCTGTTGCTGACGTGCCGTCTATCATCATCCGAACGGTTACAAAGAGCCGGGATAACGATTTGCAGCATAGAGTCTGGATGGAACCGTCTCAGAGAGGCAGTACGTGGGTCGAGTCAGCACCGAACCAGCCGAGTATAGACTCGTCCGGATAGGTCTGGACGCCTAGAGATGGGACAGTGATTGAGCCTCGAAATCGAATTGGCAATAGAGAGTACCCAGCGAACGCTTATGCAGTAGTTGTGGCTGGTCTCGACCGACTGCATGGTAGACCCACATGACCGTTCGGACCGGTTCGAACTCATCGCAGGCTGCGATGGGGAGACACTCGCCCGGTTCGCCAACGACGTCCTCGAAGCCGACCCA
This sequence is a window from Halohasta litchfieldiae. Protein-coding genes within it:
- a CDS encoding DNA-binding protein, with the protein product MSNGSDPNAITDALDAAIDAFNEEGYGVPTREDEIDPDADWKTQLTKACRLLAAVDQIAEQGFYTATIELCFGATERSVEAFALAEGGDDLNDFHDHTYCYDRATALGLLSSTTTDNLRHLYDTNRTDSYYGGRRPTERQAETMRELARSVHTYVTDQIREGGVCVCDSE
- a CDS encoding nucleotidyltransferase domain-containing protein, producing MQSSSNVSPENGSQLLFDIPAKNTDLFRSQAVHDILSFLSRYHTEEFSITELTDAVAYSQPSVSKAVDVLAANDLVVDRRDGNTRQVQINANRLSRPDDPFLQIPQAEFQPPVRTAVDQLLDELDTVIGIVLYGSVARGEADRRSDIDLWVLVDEDRMANQRTANRVRQDLEDQEFDTGRYAYEIDVEGLPAVPNYVDELREILSDGLVVHDTEKFDTVQSMVFHGDLDE
- a CDS encoding type II toxin-antitoxin system PemK/MazF family toxin; the encoded protein is MVDQGTVVWAPDPFKTDGGNPRPWLVVSDERMPYPEQESIAVVFTTQSHHPGSITVPNEAWVRGEPGQQSYVLPWTVATLKDSLHIVGTQGSVTDEFTDRVTTATISYFDNS
- a CDS encoding helix-turn-helix domain-containing protein — encoded protein: MPISKDKFQTIGEDGPSLPDLSPDTTQGTVYRFLVEHADQAFRQRELVDAIDVPAGSVGPTLKRLEEHGLVDHRDQFWAIADAEHGVASAGLHGAATADELDGGFSDDAVDSWMETAVDPIDSDSNHSDQRE
- a CDS encoding PIN domain-containing protein encodes the protein MSATYVFDTEAIIAYLYDEPGRDVVEEYLTEVRDGSVEGLMAETNAAELFYLIARAEGVDDGPTPDSFRTADRDVRALQRWGVVLKRANWRMAGEVKADGHISLADAHAVGLAAETDGTLIAGGDDDFDSLPIDVDVVRFRDGSV
- a CDS encoding AbrB/MazE/SpoVT family DNA-binding domain-containing protein; translated protein: MSSNTREPDVVRVSQKGQATIPKPLREKFGIDTPGEVFIYEEGERIVVEPVPSLEELGGIHASDDRDRGEMIETVRERKREEMERDKERIDRLRSSGSGDE
- a CDS encoding phosphate signaling complex PhoU family protein, encoding METRKVQLSGGTTYTVSLPKAWAQEHGIDAGSVLSLHPNGDGSLLVETRMDRSAIKRTTTVDVATDSETILRHRIRALHAVGFDTVTLVDTTGHSDTRRAVVENTLTELSGFELLSSTDTRLQLTNLIDAENVDIRKSVLRLRLVMLAMHRDAIDAVLSDDTTLSERVIERDNEADKLFAMVTRHFRRALTDLHEVEKLDYGRDELFEYYYASRQFERVADHAVKIARFAADPDATVPPAFADRLESLAASSRKVVDTAGDVILTNAGIDAAHLALERRSRLSEDLTELDRDLYTHDDPGEAYVVGLLLDSIRRSAEYGANIVGIAIQQTGRQNVAQ
- a CDS encoding PhoU family transcriptional regulator; the encoded protein is MSRHRWQRPLASTQQGREATRAQVIEAIDRTAPETKSDLASTVGISEQYLSEILQTLKADSVVRKGYVVDDAAVYEETTGISRLYSDSAPESVDGMTSPSDRGPAVLSLLERLETVTTTQYEAARTAFDGGEPEQPADTLESLTNERYGAVISELKSYTLTTDWPGNRVAADLASIATNLEIVGDRACFIADVVDGRPEPAAGIITERIGDIFRAGDRINDRFSTILFECDLSAYTDLRSEEETIHRDIDELFELVTAYDMELYGYLVTVIRALERAIYYWADAAELAVNLHSGLTPNHGLE
- a CDS encoding DapH/DapD/GlmU-related protein: MVYIDSHGPNQTRTLGPEPTLHDPVSISESELGEWTEVHAGSRLNESTLGDYSYLMARVQLDYTTIGRFGNVAADVRLGATNHPIDRPTAHHFTYRSELYELGADDESIFEWRADQPVDIGHDVWIGHGAIVLPGVTIANGAVVAAGAVVTHDVPAYTVVGGVPATPIRRRFSPTVAERIESTEWWLWDHETLADRLGEFRDLDRFLEQYAPESIETVD
- the phnE gene encoding phosphonate ABC transporter, permease protein PhnE translates to MSSKSSGANRLKTYLGFEATGDSPIDQKLTEMKRRKTMRRLYTLIGLIVGTGFFIISLRSVGFSISELITQIPQFIDALGGYFPPTTYYGIPFVDVMQYWEFIVAENLFQASLVTVSIAFAGSVLGLPAAIFFGVMASERVVPYPFNFLFRGTMSLIRAIPALVWVLILIPLGGVTPFTATLAIMIDTTGYLGRLFTDELEEIATGPIEGIRSTGANKSQIISFGMLSQVFRQFIAWIAFDLEHNVRVAIGLGLIGAGGLGLELDLQRRTFNYTEMMACIILILLLAGTVELLSQRVRSYLRDDEEIEQRGIIETFLNAPRKIIESTAGRRS
- a CDS encoding phosphonate ABC transporter ATP-binding protein, giving the protein MSTLKVENLTKEYGDVTAVEDVSFEIEDEFVVLLGESGAGKSTLLRCVNGLTEPTSGGVYLDNEPLAGSQPEVGMIFQQHNLVDGVSAYLNALNGSLERTGLVESLFQWQCREDKKRALDALSTVGLLDEAHQRVSQMSGGQQQRVGIARALVQDPELLLADEPVASLDPSSAETVMGYLKKAAGVHEVTALVSLHQVNIAAHFGERFIGLRDGQLLFDCGPEDLTPERVDNLYGNVETVGLAETSSTEPVESNSDQSDTPRVQG
- a CDS encoding PhnD/SsuA/transferrin family substrate-binding protein yields the protein MVLTPGTPADTEQRYMPMKNLIEGEVDVSVEMQVPQDYSAVRPALESEQAEIGMDDITLISNPDLMDVYGTTVTGGSAFYFSMMVTQPDSDIEQRTDIEGRTMAFADRLSTSGSIFALYALKQAGLNVGEAPDGDPVDFEGSWSNHDIALEKVGNGEADAATTYGGNGVPHIPEDTELPDRVTEYSTALDTIGTETPQFRPFWWSFPIPKQPVYTRATWDSPLRDEIGEVLLNSDQSQIEQYYPDDYDEEELPFTTLRDTSMEDYEPVITRLNDLGIELGE